In the genome of Christensenella timonensis, one region contains:
- a CDS encoding 4Fe-4S dicluster domain-containing protein: MKRIYADEKWCLGCHLCEYNCAFSNSDETDMVKALKDVHINPRIRIEEAGDICFAVSCRHCAEPLCARGCIMGAISITNGVIVIDQDKCVGCCTCILMCPYGAVMPAGTGVMQKCELCMENAAGEPACVKGCPNRAIVFEEREA, encoded by the coding sequence ATGAAACGGATCTATGCAGACGAAAAATGGTGCCTTGGATGCCACTTGTGCGAATATAACTGTGCGTTTTCTAATTCGGATGAAACGGACATGGTAAAAGCGTTGAAAGACGTGCACATCAATCCGCGTATCCGCATTGAAGAGGCGGGGGACATATGCTTTGCGGTATCGTGCAGACATTGCGCCGAACCATTGTGCGCCCGTGGCTGTATTATGGGCGCGATCAGCATAACGAACGGCGTGATCGTCATCGACCAGGATAAATGCGTCGGCTGCTGCACGTGCATCCTGATGTGTCCTTACGGGGCGGTTATGCCGGCGGGGACAGGCGTGATGCAAAAATGCGAATTGTGTATGGAAAACGCGGCAGGAGAACCCGCGTGCGTAAAAGGCTGCCCCAATCGGGCAATTGTGTTTGAGGAGAGGGAAGCATGA
- a CDS encoding ammonium transporter, translating into MFSAVDTVWVLLGAAMVFFMQAGFAMVETGLTRAKNAGNIVMKNLMDFSLGSIVFWIVGFGLMFGVSASGLIGTPDFFVQGDYATGDIPSYAFFIFQTMFCATAATIVSGAMAERTKFSSYCIYSIIISAVIYPVSGHWIWGGGWLAGLGFHDFAGSTAVHMVGGVAALVGAKILGARIGKYDKDGKPKAILGHSITLAALGVFILWFAWFGFNGCSTLSASGDATPLMGKIFTTTSISAAAASIGAMLITWLRYKKPDVSMTLNGALAGLVAITAGCDMVEPWAAAIIGLIAAFVVVFGVEFVDKKMKVDDPVGAVAVHGFCGAVGTILVGIFATEGGLLYTGDASFLGVQALGVVCVAAWVAVTMAVVFQILKHTNGLRVSKAEELVGLDIEEHGLASGYADFMPAVSTDFIVTNDVVDGHAAIGYTDAAHVTPSQAVPVSHMPSAASETAASDVKMTKLAVVANQSRFGALKTALENIGITGITVTQVMGAGMQKGHSEYYRGIPVNINLLPKVKVEVVVCRIPVNTVIDAIKEALYTGHIGDGKIFVYDVENVIKVRTGEEGYDALQDEA; encoded by the coding sequence ATGTTTTCAGCAGTTGACACAGTATGGGTTCTTCTGGGCGCAGCCATGGTATTCTTTATGCAGGCTGGGTTTGCCATGGTAGAGACGGGTTTGACCCGTGCAAAAAACGCCGGCAATATCGTCATGAAAAATCTCATGGATTTCTCTCTTGGTTCTATCGTTTTCTGGATCGTCGGGTTCGGACTGATGTTCGGCGTTTCAGCATCCGGCCTCATCGGTACGCCGGATTTCTTCGTGCAGGGAGACTACGCGACGGGAGACATCCCTTCTTATGCCTTCTTCATCTTCCAGACGATGTTCTGCGCGACGGCGGCAACTATCGTTTCGGGCGCCATGGCGGAGCGCACAAAATTCTCTTCCTATTGTATTTATAGCATTATCATCAGCGCCGTCATCTACCCGGTTTCCGGTCACTGGATTTGGGGCGGCGGCTGGCTTGCCGGCCTGGGCTTCCACGATTTCGCAGGTTCGACCGCGGTACATATGGTCGGCGGTGTGGCGGCGCTCGTAGGCGCAAAAATCCTCGGCGCGCGCATTGGCAAATACGACAAGGACGGAAAACCCAAAGCCATCCTCGGGCACAGCATCACGCTGGCCGCGCTGGGGGTCTTTATCCTCTGGTTCGCATGGTTCGGCTTTAACGGCTGCTCCACCCTCTCCGCTTCGGGCGACGCGACGCCCCTGATGGGCAAAATCTTCACAACTACCAGTATTTCTGCTGCCGCGGCGTCCATCGGCGCTATGCTGATCACATGGCTGCGCTATAAGAAGCCGGATGTCTCCATGACACTGAACGGCGCGCTCGCCGGTCTGGTGGCGATCACCGCCGGATGCGATATGGTCGAGCCGTGGGCTGCCGCCATAATCGGGCTGATTGCCGCTTTCGTCGTTGTGTTCGGCGTGGAATTCGTGGACAAAAAGATGAAGGTCGACGACCCTGTCGGCGCGGTGGCCGTACATGGCTTCTGCGGCGCAGTGGGAACCATACTGGTCGGTATTTTTGCCACGGAAGGCGGCCTCCTTTACACAGGCGATGCATCCTTCCTCGGTGTACAGGCGCTGGGTGTCGTGTGTGTCGCCGCCTGGGTCGCCGTCACCATGGCGGTCGTATTCCAGATCCTAAAACATACGAACGGCCTGCGTGTTTCCAAAGCGGAAGAGCTTGTGGGGCTTGATATCGAAGAACATGGCCTTGCCAGCGGTTATGCGGATTTCATGCCCGCCGTAAGCACCGACTTTATCGTGACCAACGACGTGGTGGACGGTCATGCGGCCATCGGCTATACGGACGCCGCGCACGTTACGCCGTCGCAGGCGGTTCCTGTCAGCCATATGCCGTCCGCTGCATCGGAAACGGCGGCTTCCGATGTCAAGATGACCAAGCTGGCCGTCGTCGCTAACCAGAGCCGGTTTGGCGCTCTGAAAACCGCTCTGGAAAATATTGGTATCACCGGCATTACGGTAACGCAGGTCATGGGTGCAGGCATGCAGAAAGGGCATTCCGAATATTACCGCGGCATCCCTGTGAATATCAACCTGCTCCCCAAGGTCAAGGTCGAGGTCGTGGTATGCAGGATCCCTGTCAATACTGTGATCGATGCCATCAAGGAAGCCTTGTATACAGGACACATCGGCGATGGCAAAATCTTCGTATACGACGTCGAAAACGTTATCAAAGTCCGTACCGGCGAAGAAGGCTATGACGCTTTGCAGGACGAAGCGTAA
- a CDS encoding class II glutamine amidotransferase, producing MQREGQIRIPSGCAISGMFSKSGQRMDGSAIIRSIAVMHDRSNGLGGGFAGYGIYPEYKDHYAFHVFYDDKEAKRECEEFLENHFDIINLSKIPTRKHPRIKDEPLIWRYFLSPLHVRLADSQLDEREYTVRCVIRINTQIRGAYVFSSGKNMGVFKAAGFPEDVGEFYRLEEYQGYCWTAHGRYPTNTPGWWGGAHPFAMLDYSVVHNGEISSYDANRRYIEMFGYKCTLLTDTEVITYMIDYLNRRQGLGFEEVAQVIAAPFWSTIEHMPADKKAQFSYLRNMFASMLVTGPFSILLGFEGGMMALNDRLKLRSMVAAEKDDMLFVASEECAIRAVQGDLQRVWSPRGGEPVIATLYGKEQGKSPKESA from the coding sequence ATGCAAAGAGAAGGACAAATCAGGATACCGTCCGGGTGCGCGATCTCGGGTATGTTTTCAAAAAGCGGGCAAAGGATGGACGGCAGCGCAATCATTCGGTCGATCGCGGTCATGCACGACCGTTCCAACGGCCTGGGCGGCGGTTTTGCAGGATATGGGATCTATCCGGAGTATAAGGATCATTACGCATTCCATGTATTTTACGATGATAAGGAAGCAAAACGGGAATGTGAGGAATTCCTGGAAAATCATTTTGACATCATCAACCTTTCCAAGATCCCCACGCGCAAGCATCCGCGTATTAAGGACGAGCCGCTGATCTGGCGTTACTTCCTAAGCCCGCTGCACGTAAGGCTTGCGGACAGCCAGCTCGATGAAAGGGAGTATACCGTCCGCTGCGTGATCAGGATCAATACGCAAATCAGGGGCGCTTATGTTTTTTCCAGCGGAAAAAATATGGGCGTGTTCAAGGCGGCGGGCTTTCCGGAGGATGTGGGGGAGTTTTACAGGCTGGAGGAATACCAGGGCTACTGCTGGACGGCGCACGGAAGGTATCCGACAAATACGCCGGGCTGGTGGGGCGGCGCGCATCCCTTTGCGATGCTGGACTATTCCGTCGTGCACAATGGGGAGATATCGTCTTACGATGCAAACAGGCGGTATATCGAGATGTTCGGTTATAAATGTACGCTGCTGACGGATACGGAGGTCATAACCTATATGATCGACTATTTGAACAGGCGGCAGGGCCTCGGCTTTGAGGAGGTCGCGCAGGTGATCGCGGCGCCGTTCTGGAGCACGATCGAGCACATGCCAGCGGATAAAAAAGCGCAATTCAGCTATTTGCGCAATATGTTCGCCAGTATGCTGGTGACGGGGCCTTTTTCGATATTGCTTGGCTTTGAGGGCGGGATGATGGCCTTAAACGACAGGCTGAAGCTGCGTTCGATGGTGGCCGCGGAAAAAGACGATATGCTGTTTGTGGCGAGCGAGGAATGCGCGATACGCGCCGTGCAGGGAGACCTGCAAAGGGTATGGTCACCGAGGGGCGGCGAACCGGTCATCGCTACGCTTTACGGCAAGGAACAGGGAAAAAGCCCAAAGGAGAGTGCGTGA
- a CDS encoding glutamine synthetase III family protein, whose product MTKTTELFGSMVFGDTVMKQRLPKETYRALKKTIEDGKDLDIGVANVVANAMKDWAVEHGVTHFTHWFQPMTGTTAEKHDSFISPTPDGQVIMEFSGKELIKGEPDASSFPSGGLRATFEARGYTAWDPTSYAFIKDGILCIPTAFCSYGGEALDKKTPLLRSMETLSGQALRILRLFGNTQATRVLSTVGPEQEYFLIDRKLYEQRKDLKYCNRTLFGARPPKGQQLDDHYFGAIRPRVSAFMKELDEELWKLGVLAKTKHNEVAPAQHELAPIFTTTNIATDHNQITMELMRRIAYKHGLACLLHEKPFAGVNGSGKHNNWSISTNTGENLLEPTSDPHGNLQFLLFLCAVIKAVDEYQDLLRVSVASAGNDHRLGANEAPPAIISMFLGDELTDVLTCIETDSDYIDRVKCDMEMGVHVLPNFKKDTTDRNRTSPFAFTGNKFEFRMLGSALSIAGPNIVLNTIVAEELRQFADALENGADFEKDVLALIKKTLKEHKRIIFNGNNYSGEWVTEAEKRGLLNLKSTADCLPYFIHPKNVELFTSHHIFTEREMHSRYEILLDSYCKTINIEAVTMLQMAKKSIMPAVIGYTRELTETALAKEQLGVNADTEKRLSSELSSLLSCFISAIDRLDQAMINVKDTGDIAQQAGDYREYVFAAMQEVRGVSDRMETIVSKKYWPWPTYGDLLFSV is encoded by the coding sequence ATGACAAAAACAACGGAACTGTTCGGCAGTATGGTGTTCGGCGATACCGTCATGAAGCAGCGGCTCCCAAAGGAAACGTACCGTGCGCTGAAAAAGACCATCGAGGATGGCAAGGATCTTGATATCGGCGTAGCCAACGTCGTGGCCAATGCCATGAAGGATTGGGCCGTAGAGCATGGCGTCACACACTTTACCCACTGGTTTCAGCCCATGACCGGAACCACGGCGGAAAAACACGACAGTTTTATTTCGCCCACGCCTGACGGACAGGTCATTATGGAATTTTCCGGCAAGGAACTCATCAAGGGGGAACCCGACGCATCGAGCTTTCCGTCCGGCGGATTGCGCGCGACCTTTGAAGCGCGTGGATATACTGCCTGGGATCCTACCTCTTACGCATTCATCAAGGATGGTATCCTGTGCATCCCCACCGCCTTCTGTTCGTATGGCGGCGAAGCGCTGGACAAAAAAACGCCCCTGCTGCGTTCCATGGAAACCCTTTCCGGCCAGGCCCTGCGCATTTTGCGGCTTTTTGGCAATACGCAGGCCACGCGCGTACTTTCCACAGTCGGCCCGGAACAGGAGTATTTCCTCATTGACCGCAAGCTGTATGAACAACGCAAGGATTTGAAATACTGCAACCGTACGCTCTTTGGCGCCCGGCCGCCCAAGGGACAGCAGCTCGACGACCATTACTTCGGCGCGATCCGTCCACGTGTTTCCGCGTTCATGAAAGAGTTGGACGAGGAATTATGGAAGCTGGGGGTGCTCGCAAAGACCAAGCACAATGAGGTCGCACCCGCACAGCACGAGCTTGCGCCTATTTTTACGACGACGAACATCGCAACGGATCATAACCAGATCACGATGGAGCTGATGCGGCGCATCGCCTACAAGCACGGACTTGCCTGCCTGCTGCATGAAAAGCCGTTTGCCGGCGTGAACGGAAGCGGCAAGCACAACAACTGGTCGATCTCCACCAACACGGGGGAAAACTTATTGGAACCGACCAGCGATCCGCACGGCAACCTGCAATTCCTCTTGTTCCTATGTGCGGTTATCAAGGCGGTGGACGAATACCAGGACTTGCTGCGCGTGTCTGTCGCCAGCGCGGGAAACGACCACCGATTAGGCGCAAACGAAGCGCCGCCAGCGATCATTTCCATGTTCTTAGGAGACGAGCTCACGGACGTACTCACGTGTATCGAAACGGACAGCGACTATATTGATCGTGTGAAATGCGATATGGAGATGGGCGTACATGTGCTGCCCAATTTCAAAAAGGATACCACAGACCGCAACCGCACGTCGCCGTTTGCCTTCACCGGCAATAAGTTTGAATTCCGCATGCTTGGCTCCGCGCTCTCCATTGCCGGGCCGAACATCGTGCTCAATACGATCGTGGCAGAAGAGCTGCGGCAGTTTGCCGATGCCCTGGAAAACGGTGCGGACTTTGAAAAGGATGTGCTCGCCTTGATCAAAAAGACGCTCAAGGAACATAAGCGCATCATCTTCAATGGAAACAACTATTCTGGCGAGTGGGTAACGGAGGCGGAAAAACGCGGACTGCTGAACCTGAAATCGACTGCGGACTGCCTGCCGTATTTCATCCATCCGAAAAATGTGGAGCTTTTCACCAGCCATCACATCTTTACGGAAAGGGAGATGCATTCCCGTTATGAGATCCTCCTGGATTCATATTGCAAGACGATCAATATCGAAGCGGTGACCATGCTGCAAATGGCCAAAAAGAGTATTATGCCTGCCGTGATCGGCTATACGCGCGAGCTGACGGAAACGGCGCTCGCCAAAGAGCAGCTTGGCGTAAACGCGGATACGGAAAAGCGGCTTTCATCCGAGCTTTCATCCCTGCTGTCGTGCTTTATCAGCGCCATCGACCGGCTCGACCAGGCGATGATCAATGTGAAGGATACCGGTGATATCGCGCAGCAGGCCGGCGATTACCGTGAGTATGTATTTGCCGCTATGCAGGAGGTGCGCGGCGTTTCCGACAGGATGGAAACCATCGTCAGTAAAAAATACTGGCCCTGGCCGACATACGGCGACCTGCTTTTCAGCGTATAA
- a CDS encoding glutamate synthase-related protein, with translation MPINFIYPDHEVVRDTDKCIACRVCERQCANEVHSYDRELNLMKSDDSKCVNCHRCVSLCPTRALKIVKTDHTFKENANWTGENIKELYRQAGTGGVLLSSMGNPKPYPVYWDRLLINASQVTNPSIDPLREPMETRTYLGKKPECVERDRNGNIKNNLPPQLELDVPILFSAMSYGSISYNAHASLARAARKLNTLYNTGEGGLHEDFYEYSANTIVQVASGRFGVHKDYLSAGAAIEIKMGQGAKPGIGGHLPGKKIVGDVSRTRMIPEGSDAISPAPHHDIYSIEDLRQLVYSLKEATRYKKPVIVKIAAVHNVAAIASGIARSGADIIAIDGFRGGTGAAPTRIRDNVGIPIELALASVDQRLREEGIRNSVSIIAGGSIRNSADVVKAIALGADAVYIATGALLALGCHLCRSCQAGKCNWGIATQEPALVKRLNPDIGSERLVNLVHAWGHEIKEMMGGMGINSIEALRGNRLMLRGIGLNDRELSILGVKYAGE, from the coding sequence ATGCCTATCAATTTTATATATCCGGATCATGAGGTGGTGCGCGATACCGACAAATGCATCGCATGCCGTGTGTGTGAACGCCAATGCGCAAACGAGGTACATAGCTACGATAGGGAACTGAACCTGATGAAAAGCGACGACAGCAAATGCGTCAACTGCCACAGGTGTGTTTCGCTTTGCCCGACACGCGCACTGAAGATCGTGAAGACGGATCACACTTTTAAGGAAAATGCGAACTGGACGGGGGAAAATATCAAGGAGCTTTACCGGCAGGCAGGCACGGGCGGCGTGCTGCTCTCCTCTATGGGCAATCCCAAGCCTTATCCCGTATATTGGGACAGGCTGCTGATCAATGCGTCCCAGGTCACGAACCCCTCCATCGACCCTTTGCGCGAGCCGATGGAGACGCGAACTTATTTGGGAAAAAAACCTGAATGTGTGGAGCGGGACAGGAATGGCAATATAAAAAATAACCTGCCGCCGCAGCTGGAACTGGATGTTCCCATACTGTTTTCGGCAATGTCGTACGGCTCTATCAGCTATAACGCGCATGCGAGCCTTGCGCGTGCGGCGCGTAAGCTCAATACGCTTTATAACACTGGCGAGGGCGGCCTGCACGAGGACTTTTACGAATACAGCGCAAATACGATCGTGCAGGTAGCTTCGGGCAGGTTCGGCGTACACAAGGACTATTTAAGCGCGGGCGCGGCGATCGAGATTAAAATGGGACAGGGTGCAAAACCGGGGATCGGCGGACATTTGCCGGGCAAGAAAATTGTGGGAGACGTTTCGCGTACGCGTATGATTCCCGAGGGGAGCGACGCGATTTCGCCCGCGCCGCACCATGATATTTATTCCATCGAAGATTTGCGACAGCTTGTCTATTCGCTCAAGGAAGCGACGCGTTACAAAAAGCCGGTGATCGTTAAAATTGCGGCGGTACACAATGTGGCGGCGATCGCTTCGGGGATTGCGCGCAGCGGGGCGGATATCATTGCGATCGACGGCTTTCGCGGCGGAACGGGCGCAGCGCCCACACGGATCCGCGACAATGTCGGTATCCCGATCGAGCTTGCGCTCGCGAGCGTGGATCAACGGCTGCGTGAAGAGGGGATCCGTAACAGCGTTTCCATCATCGCCGGCGGCAGCATCCGTAACAGCGCCGACGTTGTCAAGGCGATTGCCCTAGGCGCGGACGCGGTCTATATCGCCACAGGCGCGCTATTGGCCCTCGGCTGCCACCTGTGCAGAAGCTGCCAGGCGGGCAAGTGTAACTGGGGCATTGCGACGCAGGAGCCGGCGCTTGTAAAGCGCCTGAATCCGGATATCGGAAGCGAGCGGCTTGTAAATCTTGTGCACGCGTGGGGACACGAGATCAAGGAAATGATGGGCGGCATGGGGATCAACTCCATCGAAGCGCTACGGGGCAACCGGCTCATGCTGCGCGGTATCGGGCTTAACGACAGGGAACTCAGTATATTAGGCGTGAAATACGCGGGAGAATAG
- a CDS encoding NAD(P)/FAD-dependent oxidoreductase, translating to MKYVIIGNSAAAVGCIEGIRQQDTSGTITVISKEPYHTYSRPAISYLLCGKTTEQQMKYRPDDFYKKMRCQTILGRSVTKIEKSEKWLFLDDGTVVDYDRLLVATGSRPFVPKIEGLENVEKQYTFMSLGDAKELDEALHANSRVLIMGAGLIGLKCAEGIAHKVKSIEVVDLADRILPSILDEAAAEIVQEHIEDQGIVLYLRNGVKCFEGNTAILESGGRIGFDILVIAVGVQPNAELAQEAGIAVQKGIETDEWCATSAPDIFAAGDCSESLDITTGTKRPLALLPNAYMQGECAGINMAGGTKPYGKAIPMNAIGFFGLHMVTAGSYEGEAFTAQSGKDYKKLVSKDGKLTGFILVGDVARAGIYTALIREQTPLSTIDYELIRQKPQLMALSRTQRKQKLGGTET from the coding sequence ATGAAATATGTAATCATCGGAAATTCGGCTGCCGCGGTAGGCTGCATCGAGGGAATCCGGCAGCAGGACACAAGCGGGACAATCACAGTTATTTCAAAAGAACCGTACCACACCTATTCGCGTCCTGCAATTTCCTATTTGTTATGCGGAAAGACAACGGAGCAGCAGATGAAATACCGGCCGGATGATTTTTATAAAAAAATGCGCTGCCAAACGATACTTGGCAGAAGCGTCACCAAAATCGAAAAAAGCGAAAAGTGGCTGTTCCTCGATGACGGGACGGTCGTGGATTACGACAGGCTGCTGGTCGCAACAGGGTCGCGCCCGTTTGTGCCAAAGATCGAGGGCCTTGAAAATGTAGAGAAACAATATACCTTTATGTCGCTTGGCGACGCGAAAGAACTGGATGAGGCGCTGCATGCAAACAGCAGAGTGCTGATCATGGGCGCAGGGCTGATCGGTTTAAAGTGCGCGGAGGGAATTGCGCATAAGGTAAAGTCCATAGAGGTCGTAGACCTTGCAGACAGGATACTGCCCAGCATTCTCGACGAGGCTGCGGCCGAAATCGTGCAGGAACATATCGAGGATCAGGGGATCGTATTGTACTTGCGCAATGGAGTGAAATGCTTTGAAGGAAATACGGCGATACTGGAAAGCGGCGGGCGCATTGGGTTTGACATATTGGTCATTGCGGTAGGCGTACAGCCGAACGCCGAGCTTGCGCAGGAAGCGGGGATCGCGGTGCAAAAAGGGATCGAAACGGATGAGTGGTGCGCCACCTCTGCGCCGGACATCTTCGCGGCGGGGGATTGCAGCGAAAGCCTTGATATTACGACAGGGACAAAGCGTCCGCTGGCATTGCTACCCAACGCATATATGCAGGGAGAATGCGCAGGCATCAATATGGCGGGCGGGACTAAGCCGTATGGCAAGGCCATTCCCATGAACGCCATCGGTTTCTTCGGACTGCATATGGTCACGGCGGGAAGCTATGAAGGCGAGGCGTTTACAGCGCAAAGCGGTAAGGATTATAAAAAGCTGGTTTCAAAAGACGGAAAGCTCACAGGATTCATTCTTGTCGGGGATGTAGCCCGCGCAGGGATTTATACCGCGCTGATCAGGGAACAAACGCCGCTTAGTACCATCGATTATGAACTGATCAGGCAAAAACCGCAATTGATGGCGCTTTCAAGGACGCAGCGGAAGCAAAAGCTGGGAGGAACAGAGACATGA